The following coding sequences are from one Synergistaceae bacterium window:
- the moaC gene encoding cyclic pyranopterin monophosphate synthase MoaC → MSEYTHFDKQGHPTLVDISGKVKTLRSATAEGWIILPDSVYTAVFSGSVKKGDPFSISEIAGIIGAKNTPSIIPLCHAIKLDKINVKCSLNAEKKALHIVCEVKANESTGVEMEALTGVSTAALCFYDICKAHDKGMIIKDIRLTQKSGGRSGEWTAEGY, encoded by the coding sequence ATGTCTGAATACACTCACTTCGATAAACAGGGACACCCAACGTTAGTGGATATAAGTGGCAAAGTAAAAACATTACGCAGTGCTACTGCTGAAGGATGGATTATTTTACCAGATTCAGTTTATACTGCAGTATTTTCCGGTTCTGTAAAGAAAGGAGATCCTTTTTCAATCTCAGAAATTGCTGGGATAATAGGTGCTAAAAATACACCGTCTATTATACCGCTTTGCCATGCAATTAAGCTTGATAAAATAAATGTTAAGTGCAGTTTAAATGCAGAGAAAAAAGCATTGCACATTGTATGTGAAGTTAAAGCCAATGAAAGTACTGGAGTAGAAATGGAAGCTCTGACCGGAGTATCAACTGCAGCTCTCTGTTTTTATGATATATGTAAGGCTCATGACAAGGGAATGATAATAAAAGACATCCGTCTAACTCAAAAAAGCGGTGGAAGAAGCGGAGAATGGACTGCTGAGGGATATTAG
- a CDS encoding MogA/MoaB family molybdenum cofactor biosynthesis protein → MRILRLYAPSLIGDHTLCYVHKNINGESFVNGTPLKIKLVYAGEKLKDKDKKDSLIIIVSRETELKDGDFLIFKEYGTLLRWDKKSELLKVKIPGFLSVSTKFTVWLPLCVALLTISDKGYRGERIDTSAPKLEELVLSQGGIVMERDLVPDDIEDIVERVKRWCDKGYNLILTTGGTGISARDNTPEALIQLADKTVPGFGEMMRMKTSRYSKHSFLTRGLAVVRDKTLIIALPGSEKGATECFNAISSGIRHSVEILAGLVVNCSNRD, encoded by the coding sequence ATGAGAATATTAAGGCTTTATGCACCTTCACTTATTGGAGATCATACATTATGTTATGTACATAAGAATATAAATGGAGAGAGTTTCGTTAATGGAACGCCTCTAAAAATAAAATTAGTTTATGCAGGAGAAAAATTAAAGGATAAAGATAAGAAGGATTCATTAATTATAATTGTCTCACGTGAAACAGAACTCAAAGACGGAGATTTTCTTATTTTCAAAGAATATGGCACGCTTCTTAGATGGGACAAAAAAAGCGAACTATTAAAAGTGAAAATACCTGGTTTTTTGAGTGTGTCAACTAAATTCACGGTATGGCTACCATTATGTGTGGCTTTATTAACAATAAGTGATAAGGGGTATCGAGGAGAAAGGATAGATACTTCTGCACCAAAACTCGAAGAACTTGTTTTGTCACAGGGAGGAATCGTCATGGAGCGAGATTTAGTGCCTGATGACATAGAAGATATTGTTGAAAGAGTAAAGCGTTGGTGTGACAAGGGGTATAATCTAATACTCACAACCGGAGGTACTGGCATATCCGCGAGAGATAATACACCTGAAGCACTAATACAACTCGCTGATAAAACAGTTCCTGGTTTTGGAGAAATGATGCGTATGAAAACATCACGTTATTCAAAGCACTCTTTCTTGACACGCGGTTTGGCTGTCGTAAGAGATAAAACTCTAATAATAGCTTTGCCCGGAAGCGAAAAAGGTGCAACTGAGTGTTTTAATGCAATTTCTAGCGGAATAAGACATTCTGTAGAGATTTTAGCTGGCCTAGTTGTGAACTGTTCAAATAGGGACTAA